The following coding sequences lie in one Alloacidobacterium dinghuense genomic window:
- a CDS encoding RNA polymerase factor sigma-54, translating into MALLQPKLSLKVSQRQILTPGLMQMVSVLALNKLELKEMIQTEIAENPILEELEENVPLLDDVAGRQEMLDRPVEAQQADAAREKTDPFDEIDFGSYFQDYLDPGFRTPNSFEVTEKPSIENFLSQPSTLTDHLFWQLGSLSLAPVIRDAAEYIIGNLNEDGYLTATDEELLEGYLREQLVPEQENGHSVQDSAPIQVADVPAALTERAKGHLAAALKVVQHLDPVGVATRDLRECLLVQIEAQQHEFELIYERQKRSPSINGVSEIDAAESLLSEEPANEAAEAHVNGLSKDVNGPAHRMSIFEAARCIVDKHLSLLQRRDPREVSKAVSRSPDEVQQAIEFIRTLDPRPGQRYNRADARLIEPDVAFVKRGDEYVVVMNEEDLPTLRLNQGYRRMITQDGTEKEVKDYVKERYRSAIQLMRNIEQRKNTILRTCEAIIRRQVDFMEKGVDAMKPMMIKEVAEEIGVHPSTVSRAVSNKYVHTPQGVYELRFFFSEGVNGPEGSSTPLMLLKRKVKKLIEDEDPRKPLTDDLIASMLQSQGIDVTRRTVAKYREDMRIPSTHQRRVRG; encoded by the coding sequence ATGGCACTACTTCAACCAAAACTCAGCTTGAAAGTTTCACAGCGGCAGATCCTGACGCCTGGCCTGATGCAGATGGTCAGCGTGCTGGCGCTGAACAAGCTTGAGCTGAAGGAGATGATTCAAACGGAGATTGCCGAGAATCCTATCCTTGAAGAGCTTGAAGAAAATGTGCCGCTTCTGGATGATGTTGCCGGACGTCAGGAGATGCTGGATCGCCCAGTTGAGGCGCAGCAGGCGGATGCAGCCCGCGAGAAGACCGATCCTTTTGACGAAATTGACTTCGGATCTTATTTCCAGGATTATCTTGATCCCGGCTTTCGTACGCCAAATAGTTTCGAGGTCACGGAAAAGCCTTCGATCGAAAATTTTCTCTCTCAACCCAGCACCCTCACTGATCATCTTTTCTGGCAGCTGGGTTCTCTGAGTCTTGCCCCCGTCATTCGCGATGCCGCGGAATACATCATCGGCAATCTTAATGAAGACGGCTATTTAACGGCAACGGACGAAGAGCTGCTTGAAGGATATCTGCGGGAACAGTTGGTGCCTGAACAAGAGAATGGGCATTCAGTTCAGGACTCAGCGCCAATTCAGGTCGCGGACGTTCCCGCTGCTCTTACAGAACGCGCCAAAGGACACTTGGCAGCGGCGCTCAAGGTGGTGCAGCATCTTGATCCAGTCGGCGTTGCAACCAGGGATCTTCGCGAGTGTTTGCTCGTGCAGATTGAGGCTCAGCAACATGAATTTGAGCTGATTTACGAACGTCAAAAGCGCTCTCCATCTATCAATGGTGTGAGCGAAATAGACGCTGCGGAATCGCTGTTGAGCGAAGAGCCAGCGAATGAAGCGGCCGAAGCACATGTCAACGGTTTGTCGAAAGATGTTAATGGTCCAGCGCACCGGATGAGCATCTTCGAGGCAGCTCGCTGTATTGTGGACAAACATCTTTCTCTGCTGCAAAGGCGAGATCCGCGAGAGGTCTCGAAGGCGGTCAGCCGATCACCTGATGAAGTGCAACAGGCAATCGAATTCATCCGCACACTCGATCCGCGTCCTGGCCAGCGCTACAACCGCGCGGACGCCAGGCTGATTGAGCCGGATGTTGCCTTCGTGAAACGGGGCGACGAATACGTCGTAGTCATGAATGAAGAAGATCTCCCGACCTTGCGCCTGAATCAGGGCTATCGCCGGATGATCACTCAGGATGGCACAGAGAAGGAAGTCAAGGACTACGTCAAAGAGCGCTATCGTTCGGCAATTCAGCTGATGCGCAATATCGAACAGCGAAAAAATACGATCCTGCGCACATGCGAGGCGATCATCCGACGGCAGGTTGACTTCATGGAAAAGGGAGTCGACGCGATGAAACCCATGATGATCAAGGAAGTCGCGGAAGAGATCGGTGTGCATCCTTCCACCGTGAGCCGCGCTGTATCGAACAAGTACGTGCATACACCGCAGGGCGTCTATGAACTTCGTTTCTTCTTCTCAGAAGGTGTCAATGGCCCCGAGGGTTCGAGCACGCCCCTTATGTTGTTAAAGCGCAAGGTTAAGAAGCTCATCGAAGACGAAGACCCGCGCAAGCCCCTTACCGATGATCTGATCGCAAGCATGCTGCAATCTCAAGGCATCGATGTAACCCGCCGAACCGTGGCGAAATATCGTGAAGACATGCGGATTCCAAGCACCCATCAGCGCCGCGTTCGCGGTTGA
- the lptB gene encoding LPS export ABC transporter ATP-binding protein: MQKLSTDEIGKSYKGRQVVRGVSLEISQGEVVGLLGPNGAGKTTSFYMIVGLVSPDAGHILADGADITRVPMYLRARQYGISYLPQEPSVFRKLTVEENILAVLEVQSLTAEVRRARTEKLIDQLNLGHIRKTRGYALSGGERRRVEIARCLCIQPSFILLDEPFSGIDPIAVLDLQEIIYDLKASGIGVLITDHNVRETLSVTDRAYIINEGRIFRDGTPEQLGNDPEVRRVYLGEGFSLN, from the coding sequence ATGCAAAAGCTTTCGACCGACGAAATAGGGAAGTCTTACAAAGGCCGCCAGGTGGTGCGAGGTGTGAGCCTGGAGATTTCGCAGGGGGAAGTCGTCGGGTTACTTGGTCCGAATGGCGCTGGTAAGACCACCAGTTTTTACATGATTGTTGGCCTCGTATCTCCCGATGCAGGTCACATTCTTGCCGATGGCGCCGATATTACGCGCGTGCCGATGTACTTGCGCGCGCGTCAGTATGGGATCAGCTATCTGCCGCAGGAGCCCTCGGTCTTCCGGAAGCTGACTGTCGAAGAAAATATTCTCGCCGTTCTTGAAGTGCAATCGCTTACGGCAGAAGTGCGTCGCGCGCGTACTGAAAAGCTGATCGACCAGCTCAATCTCGGCCATATTCGCAAAACAAGAGGTTACGCCCTGTCTGGAGGCGAGCGACGTCGTGTGGAAATCGCCCGTTGCCTGTGTATTCAACCCTCTTTCATTTTGCTGGACGAGCCCTTTTCGGGAATTGATCCCATTGCGGTACTCGATCTTCAGGAAATCATCTACGACCTGAAAGCGAGCGGAATTGGCGTGTTAATTACAGATCATAACGTTCGCGAGACGCTGTCCGTTACGGATCGTGCCTACATCATCAACGAAGGGCGTATCTTCCGCGATGGAACGCCGGAGCAGCTTGGAAATGATCCAGAGGTGCGGAGGGTATATCTGGGTGAAGGTTTCTCTCTCAATTAA